A genomic stretch from Hoplias malabaricus isolate fHopMal1 chromosome 4, fHopMal1.hap1, whole genome shotgun sequence includes:
- the il21 gene encoding interleukin-21: MRTLFLSFLCALLAMTCWAETTPAARQSIMLQSTIKQLTQFSQRVKKTDTRFYSPTSGIEACCTLSALECFRSQLLNISTDNKPLQSKLYKNLGKNSISTSLDRCTEDKRTNIKCKTCDSYPMTDSQEFLKNLLNLLQKSFIQLP, encoded by the exons ATGCGGACTCTCTTCTTATCTTTTCTTTGTGCTCTGCTGGCAATGACATGTTGGGCTGAAACAACCCCTGCTGCCCGTCAATCCATCATGCTCCAGAGTACAATTAAACAACTAACACAGTTTAGCCAAAGAGTGAAG AAAACTGACACCCGTTTCTACTCACCAACAAGTGGCATTGAG GCTTGCTGCACTCTGTCTGCTCTGGAGTGTTTCAGATCCCAGCTGTTAAATATCTCCACCGATAATAAGCCGCTCCAGAGCAAACTGTACAAGAATCTTGGCAAGAATAGCATT AGCACAAGCTTGGACCGCTGCACTGAGGATAAGAGAACA AATATCAAATGCAAGACCTGTGATTCCTACCCGATGACAGACAGCCAAGAATTTCTGAAGAATTTACTGAACCTCCTACAGAAG TCTTTCATCCAGCTTCCATAA